The Drechmeria coniospora strain ARSEF 6962 chromosome 02, whole genome shotgun sequence genome has a segment encoding these proteins:
- a CDS encoding 60S ribosomal protein L5, with protein sequence MPIARGRAFHKLVKNNAYFSRYQTKYKRRQSGKTDYYARKRLITQAKNKYNAPKYRLIVRFTNKDIVMQIVSSEITGDKVMVAAYAHELKAYGIKHGLTNWASAYATGLLIARRALSKLGMDKDFVGVEEADGEFTLTEAAETADGERRPFKVFLDVGLARTSTGARVFGAMKGASDGGIFIPHSEKRFPGYDMESKELDAETLRKYIYGGHVAEYMETLADDDEERYASQFQKYIDDDVEADGIEDLYTEAHAAIRADPWKKVESKNKKTKEEWKAISKKHMATKLTKAQKDKRVQEKIQKILAEE encoded by the exons ATGCCAATTGCTCGTGGTCGT GCTTTCCACAAGTTGGTCAAGAACAACGCGTACTTTAG TCGCTACCAGACCAAGTACAAGCGGAGACAGTCCGGCAAGACGGATTACTACGCCCGCAAGCGCCTCATCACCCAGGCcaagaacaagtacaatgCGCCCAAGTACCGCCTCATCGTCCGCTTCACCAACAAGGACATTGTCATGCAGATCGTGTCGTCGGAGATCACGGGCGACAAGGTCATGGTGGCGGCCTACGCTCACGAGCTGAAGGCGTACGGCATCAAGCACGGCCTGACCAACTGGGCCTCGGCCTACGCCACCGGTCTCCTGATTGCCCGCCGTGCCCTGAGCAAGCTCGGCATGGACAAGGActttgtcggcgtcgaggaggccgacggtgAGTTCACCCTcaccgaggcggccgagacggccgatggcgagcgcCGACCGTTCAAGGTGTTCCTCGACGTCGGTCTGGCCCGCACCTCGACGGGTGCCCGTGTCTTTGGCGCCATGAAGGGTGCCTCGGACGGCGGCATCTTCATTCCCCACTCGGAGAAGCGATTCCCCGGATACGACATGGAGTCCaaggagctcgacgccgagactctccgcaagtacatctacggcggccacgtcgccgagtacatggagacgctggccgacgacgacgaggagcgctACGCGAGCCAGTTCCAGAAGTAcattgacgacgacgtcgaggccgacggcatcgaggacCTCTACACGGAGGCCCACGCCGCCATCCGCGCCGACCCTTGGAAGAAGGTGGAGAGCAAGAACAAGAAGACCAAGGAGGAGTGGAAGGCCATCTCGAAGAAGCACATGGCCACCAAGCTCACCAAGGCCCAGAAGGACAAGCGTGTGCAGGAGAAGATTCAGAAGATCCTGGCGGAGGAGTAA
- a CDS encoding epoxide hydrolase has product MASQQPKVLLFDMGGVCVASPFQVILDYESSLGIPFGWINFSISKSAPNGSWHRLERGEITVDESFFRGFNRDLHDASLWNVFYENEQAKNPKLPRGIPPLPTLHGEWLFNEMMSKSHAPDPWMYPALQKLRKSGRYILGALSNTVIFPPSHQFHTPDFFKHPLRALFDVFISSAHVGVRKPDPRIYQLTVTMLDKFARDNASSPRGQLLEWQEGIRPRDIVFFDDIGENLRAAKRQGFQTFKVNLGKAHEAVEELERITGLNLAGGHPETSTKPPGSGPPAKI; this is encoded by the exons ATGGCGTCTCAGCAACCCAAGGTGCTCCTGTTCGACATGGGAGGTGTCTGT GTGGCGTCTCCTTTTCAGGTCATACTGGACTATGAATCCAGTCTTGGCATCCCTTTCGGATGGATCAACTTCTCCATCTCCAAGTCGGCTCCCAATGGATCCTGGCACCGCTTGGAGAGGGGCGAGATCACCGTGGATGAATCCTTTTTTCGCGGCTTCAATAGAGACCTTCATGACGCCTCCCTCTGGAACGTCTTTTATGAAAACGAGCAGGCAAAGAACCCGAAGCTCCCCAGGGGCATCCCACCCCTCCCCACCCTGCATGGGGAGTGGTTGTTCAACGAAATGATGTCCAAGTCGCACGCGCCTGACCCGTGGATGTACCCGGCACTGCAGAAGCTCCGGAAGAGTGGCCGGTATATTCTGGGCGCCCTGAGCAACACCGTCATCTTTCCTCCCAGTCACCAGTTCCACACGCCCGATTTCTTCAAGCACCCCCTCCGGGCGCTCTTCGACGTCTTCATCTCATCAGCGCACGTCGGCGTCCGCAAGCCCGATCCTCGAATATACCAGCTCACAGTCACGATGCTTGACAAGTTTGCACGAGACAACGCCAGTTCGCCACGCGGACAGCTGCTTGAGTGGCAGGAGGGCATCCGGCCTCGCGATATTGTCTTCTTTGACGACATTGGTGAGAATTTGAGAGCCGCAAAGAGGCAAGGCTTCCAGACCTTCAAGGTGAACCTCGGGAAAGCGCACGAGGCGGTGGAGGAACTGGAGAGGATCACGGGGCTAAATCTAGCAGGAGGCCATCCCgagacgtcgacgaagccgccgggTTCGGGTCCGCCGGCGAAAATATGA
- a CDS encoding glycosyltransferase family 17: MAPRTPLVIVLAASVAVGWFLSGLLGLLPPLRSSAAVHRISADDLGLALPPLNFSSPPSTDAHRAYYGSSAAAAFCAAHGYAVFEPRSTSGERKIYDLFMVNSELDFLEIRLATLYEHVDYFVIVESPRTFQGRVRNLVIRDNWQRFARWHDKIIYHLLEFPAHFAPVRTWDYEDLQRDATFAQVLPRLEGRQAPVTGDVLVVADVDEIPRPETLLLLRTCAFPRRLTLASRFYYYSFQFLHVGAEWPHPQATFYEGPDSTLRPRDLRGANGDGRWRRARESGTLGNAAWHCSSCFATVDQFLDKMASFSHMWMNEPRYRDRRRIADAVRAGRDVWGRTKDHFRRVDGNSDLPPVLATDEGRRRFGYMLSRDGESAGFTDFP, from the coding sequence ATGGCCCCCCGAACccccctcgtcatcgtcttgGCCGCGTCCGTCGCTGTCGGCTGGTTCCTCTccggcctgctcggcctgctcccGCCGCTtcgcagctcggcggcggtccatcgcatctcggccgacgacctaGGCCtcgcgctgccgccgctcaacttctcgtcgccgccgtcgacggacgcGCACCGGGCCTACTacggctcctcggcggcggcggccttttGCGCCGCCCACGGCTACGCCGTCTTCGAGCCgcggtcgacgtcgggcgaGCGCAAGATATACGACCTGTTCATGGTCAACTCGGAGCTCGACTTTCTCGAGATCCGCCTGGCCACGCTGTACGAGCACGTCGACTacttcgtcatcgtcgagtcACCGCGCACCTTCCAGGGCCGCGTTCGGAACCTCGTCATCCGGGACAACTGGCAGCGCTTCGCGCGCTGGCACGACAAGATCATCTACCACCTGCTCGAGTTCCCCGCCCACTTCGCGCCCGTGCGCACCTGGGACTACGAGGACCTGCAGCGGGACGCGACCTTTGCCCAGGTCCTCCCCCGGCTCGAGGGCCGGCAGGCGCCCGTGACGGgcgacgtgctcgtcgtcgccgacgtcgacgagataCCTCGGCCGGagacgctgctgctgctgcggacCTGCGCCTTCCCGCGCCGCCTCACGCTCGCCTCGCGCTTCTACTACTACTCCTTCCAGTTCCTtcacgtcggcgccgagtgGCCGCACCCGCAGGCGACCTTTTACGAGGGCCCGGACAGCACCCTGCGGCCGCGGGACCTGCGgggcgccaacggcgacggccgctgGAGGCGCGCGCGCGAGTCGGGGACGCTCGGCAACGCCGCCTGGCACTGCAGCAGCTGcttcgccaccgtcgaccaGTTCCTCGACAAGATGGCCAGCTTCTCCCACATGTGGATGAACGAGCCTCGCTACCGCGACAGGAggcgcatcgccgacgccgtccgcgCCGGCCGCGATGTCTGGGGCCGGACCAAGGACCACTtccgccgcgtcgacggcaactcGGACCTGCCTCCGGTCCTGGCCACCGACGAGGGCAGACGCAGGTTCGGCTACATGCTGAGCCGGGACGGCGAGAGCGCCGGCTTCACCGACTTTCCCTGA
- a CDS encoding MIZ zinc finger protein translates to MPPQGRNVQEVQASAAENLPSASELDNGPPSTTFSGASRPSSTSSVGAPEPSATLRSVAKVVQAMDDARQPEKASAAPFVPIALNIPSPELSGEPSPAAGVESTARAGYPAPGTRQPSTTIAPGGASTLSDPQRQPATPSRSALATNPGRSASRGQVTPSPGPNHLASAELPTPPIPQLPPSTATAQKRSAPESRRTQALGPTDGHDPNAIDGQRKRSRLGNDRPVGSGLSSGNPLLEHCRRVLERRLQSLGGAAALSPLARARYKLLFDACRKDNDLPYLVLHQLFCLWSVNKKRGHELVDADAEAIDSACELLSYTLRSNNDLRLDDLTWFATFPFDQKTMDLSRDDVDISAAFSQVKAFLARFAVQWQRLLGEIDARQYPLLVWELKSILMCTSPILQDVLFRSSRRRLRIDDQNADELQRLFAMDLENENYGTLYQTEEAQLTRRLELAKRYQHLIRLSREPQSGTSSTSAVSIHPAPDVGPLPRLASPSVLLSATAASQTPVRSPVRPPVRPPVRPPVRPPVPPDARQPVPPPVHPAFRAPLQPTAQSPVLQTQHPLQATPQQIQAIPLSPAVSSGPGPAGFSMAQEPNRRSASGPTVQGRFMLQSNDRQRSHAPMLPRGMDGHEGADMGAPVPPCPRHHVATTQHPQSPIPSAMGRPNQVTTQILPNHNPSWLSMPQRPGLRNAPQQTAQRLVSVDWTAHQNDNSVDPYATPLPSHPQQLVPASWQYPQWVPSDGHAPMQAAGSHHPHHPPHRYRGASSASMDESRRQQLPVLQRAPMPPMSRVSQSLQAPQWPQRSSNSSPCQFSVVPPSEAEWPRNPYDWTSLVPSLHLIHLRSPKRRPADLHKAYFQFVSHFAVQPMRAPPQRGLRTLQFTLSGDDYGKISASSAPQGLQPAPYSNGSTRYRLRLCRKPQHTAEVKSGDWAISPTFWPTFIFLQHNGEAVFPRRRHHFHHDLPIELANSARPGLNEVKFSLPAVPENMDSKWTYFIAVEVIRMLDFAATRSIIEGRDHFDVQSTEKEIERRLKLDNSEDLVVENNTLRVSVTDPFTATLVTTPVRGDDCKHMECFDLQIWLQTRDGKPSRQRGEPSLVDGWKCPICGLDARPTSLRIDDYLLAVREELATQGAMDTKSITIRVDGSWTPDVEADDVDEANRSTSESREATGAVIAPQQPPTPQNHIVVLDDD, encoded by the exons ATGCCGCCGCAGGGAAGGAACGTTCAGGAAGTGCAGGCGAGCGCCGCTGAGAATTTGCCGTCCGCTTCGGAGCTCGACAACGGGCCTCCCTCGACCACCTTTTCCggggcgtcgaggccttcatcgacgtcgagcgtcgGCGCTCCAGAACCGTCGGCAACTCTTCGGTCCGTTGCGAAGGTTGTACAGGCCATGGACGATGCCCGCCAGCCAGAGaaagcgtcggcggcccccTTCGTGCCGAT AGCTCTCAACATCCCATCGCCCGAACTCTCTGGCGAGCCCAGCCCCGCGGCAGGGGTCGAGTCAACCGCTCGCGCCGGGTACCCAGCGCCCGGGACGCGGCAACCGTCGACCACGATCGCTCCCGGTGGAGCCTCGACTCTCTCAGATCCGCAACGCCAACCAGCGACCCCCTCCCGATCCGCACTCGCAACCAACCCCGGGCGGTCAGCCTCAAGGGGGCAGGTGACTCCTTCGCCTGGGCCAAACCAcctggcctcggccgagcttcCCACGCCGCCGATCCCGCAGCttcctccgtcgacggctacGGCACAAAAACGGTCCGCCCCGGAGTCCAGGAGGACCCAGGCCCTGGGCCCGACCGACGGACACGACCCCAACGCGATAGATGGCCAACGCAAGCGGAGCCGCCTCGGCAACGACCGCCCAGTTGGCTCCGGCCTGTCTTCGGGGAATCCCTTGCTGGAGCATTGCCGTCGGGTCCTCGAACGACGGCTTCAGTCTTTGGGTGGTGCGGCTGCGCTTTCACCACTGGCGCGGGCTCGATACAAGCTTCTGTTCGATGCCTGTCGCAAAGACAACGACCTCCCGTATCTCGTCCTCCACCAGCTCTTCTGCCTTTGGTCCGTGAACAAGAAACGTGGCCACGAACTTGTCGACGCTGATGCCGAAGCCATCGATTCGGCCTGCGAACTCCTATCGTACACACTCAGAAGCAACAACGATCTGCGTTTAGACGACCTCACCTGGTTCGCGACGTTTCCCTTTGACCAGAAAACGATGGACTTGTCGCGAGACGATGTCGATATTTCGGCCGCCTTTTCACAAGTCAAAGCTTTCCTGGCTCGGTTCGCCGTCCAGTGGCAGCGCCTACTCGGCGAGATCGACGCAAGACAATACCCGCTACTTGTTTGGGAGCTGAAGAGCATCCTCATGTGCACATCACCTATCCTCCAGGATGTATTGTTCCGCTCcagtcgccgccggcttaGGATCGACGATCAGaatgccgacgagctgcagcGGCTATTCGCCATGGATCTGGAAAATGAGAACTACGGGACCCTCTACCAGACAGAGGAGGCTCAGTTGACGAGGCGCCTTGAGCTGGCGAAGCGGTATCAACATCTTATCCGCCTCTCGCGTGAGCCTCAAAGCG ggacctcgtcgacctccgCCGTCAGCATACACCCTGCCCCGGATGTCGGACCGCTACCTCGTTTAGCGTCACCGAGTGTACTGCTGAGCGCGACAGCAGCATCGCAAACCCCTGTTCGATCTCCCGTTCGCCCTCCTGTTCGCCCTCCCGTTCGCCCTCCCGTTCGCCCTCCCGTTCCACCCGACGCGCGACAGCCCGTGCCACCCCCCGTTCATCCCGCTTTCCGCGCTCCCCTTCAACCCACGGCACAATCTCCCGTCCTGCAAACGCAACATCCGCTGCAAGCGACGCCACAGCAGATCCAAGCCATCCCCTTGTCTCCCGCTGTGTCGTCCGGTCCAGGCCCGGCCGGTTTCAGCATGGCACAGGAACCTAACCGTCGCAGTGCTTCCGGCCCAACAGTCCAAGGCAGGTTCATGCTACAAAGCAACGACCGGCAACGATCGCATGCGCCTATGCTTCCCAGAGGCATGGATGGCCATGAGGGCGCCGATATGGGGGCTCCAGTGCCGCCTTGCCCAAGGCACCACGTTGCAACGACGCAGCATCCACAAAGTCCAATCCCGTCGGCCATGGGGCGACCAAATCAGGTCACTACCCAGATCTTGCCTAACCACAATCCTTCATGGTTAAGCATGCCGCAGAGACCGGGTCTGAGAAACGCACCCCAACAGACGGCACAACGGCTAGTATCAGTTGATTGGACTGCGCACCAGAATGACAACTCGGTGGATCCATACGCGACTCCGCTCCCTTCTCATCCACAGCAGCTCGTTCCTGCCTCCTGGCAGTATCCGCAGTGGGTTCCGAGCGACGGCCATGCTCCGATGCAAGCCGCAGGTTCTCACCATCCTCATCATCCACCTCACAGATACCGCGGCGCATCTTCGGCGAGCATGGATGAGTCGCGCCGTCAGCAGCTGCCGGTGCTCCAGAGGGCTCCGATGCCACCGATGTCTCGGGTGTCCCAGAGTTTGCAGGCTCCTCAGTGGCCCCAGAGGTCGTCCAACTCGTCGCCATGCCAGTTTTCGGTTGTCCCGCCTTCCGAGGCTGAGTGGCCCCGAAATCCATACGACTGGACCTCCCTTGTACCCAGCCTCCACCTGATTCATCTTCGAAGCCCTAAAAGAAGGCCTGCCGACCTGCATAAGGCGTACTTTCAGTTCGTCAGTCACTTTGCCGTCCAGCCCATGAGAGCTCCTCCCCAGCGGGGGCTTCGAACCTTGCAGTTCACCCTGTCAGGCGATGACTATGGCAAGATCTCGGCCAGTTCGGCACCGCAAGGTCTCCAGCCCGCGCCGTACTCGAATGGATCCACGCGATATCGCCTTCGCCTCTGCCGGAAGCCGCAGCACACGGCCGAGGTGAAGTCAGGCGATTGGGCCATCAGTCCTACCTTTTGGCCCACATTCATCTTCCTTCAGCACAACGGGGAAGCAGTtttccctcgtcggcgccatcatTTTCATCACGACCTGCCGATCGAGCTCGCAAACTCGGCTCGCCCAGGCCTGAACGAGGTGAAATTTAGCTTGCCTGCGGTGCCCGAGAATATGGACAGCAAGTGGACCTAtttcatcgccgtcgaggtaaTTCGCATGCTTGATTTTGCGGCGACCCGGTCAATCATTGAAGGAAGGGATCATTTTGACGTGCAATCGACCGAGAAAGAAATCGAGCGACGGTTGAAACTGGACAATTCCGAGGACCTGGTCGTCGAGAACAATACCCTCCGCGTCAGCGTCACCGATCCGTTCACGGCCACGCTCGTCACCACGCCTGTCCGTGGGGATGATTGCAAGCACATGGAGTGTTTTGATTTGCAAATTTGGCTCCAGACGCGTGATGGCAAGCCGTCGAGGCAACGTGGAGAGCCGAGTCTGGTGGATGGTTGGAAATGTCCGATCTGCGGACTCGACGCGAGGCCCACCAGCCTCCGCATTGACGACTATCTTTTGGCCGTTCGGGAGGAACTCGCGACGCAGGGGGCAATGGATACGAAGAGCATTACCATCAGGGTTGACGGAAGTTGGACTCCGGATgtggaagccgacgacgttgatgaGGCAAACCGGTCTACCTCTGAGTCTCGGGAGGCGACTGGGGCGGTAATTGCACCTCAGCAGCCACCGACGCCGCAGAACCACATCGTAGTATTAGATGACGATTGA